One window of Legionella pneumophila subsp. pneumophila str. Philadelphia 1 genomic DNA carries:
- the truA gene encoding tRNA pseudouridine(38-40) synthase TruA, translating to MRIALVVEYDGSQYHGWQAQTGLHTIQQAVEFALSKVADSSISVVCAGRTDTGVHATNQVIHFDCEKDRSIRAWIHGANTFLPKDICVKWGKEMPENFHARYSAVSRRYRYVIYNGAIRPGLLRGNVTWQYRQLDHRLMQQGGQCLLGENDFTSFRSVECQSNTPMRNIHQLQVTRHGDLVVLDITANAFLHHMVRNIAGVLIAVGSGKHPVGWVKDVLNAKDRKLGAETAPSYGLYLVQVTYPKEFGLLQNNPGPLFLWEK from the coding sequence ATGCGTATTGCCTTAGTGGTTGAATACGATGGTAGCCAATATCACGGCTGGCAGGCTCAAACGGGTTTGCATACTATTCAACAAGCTGTTGAATTTGCATTATCAAAAGTTGCAGACAGTTCTATTTCTGTTGTCTGCGCAGGTAGAACAGATACTGGGGTCCATGCGACCAATCAGGTGATTCATTTTGATTGTGAGAAAGATCGCAGCATACGAGCCTGGATACATGGTGCTAATACCTTTTTACCTAAAGACATCTGCGTCAAATGGGGCAAGGAAATGCCAGAAAATTTTCATGCTCGTTATTCTGCTGTGAGTCGACGGTATCGCTATGTCATTTATAATGGAGCTATACGGCCTGGGTTATTACGCGGTAATGTGACATGGCAATATCGGCAACTGGATCATCGTTTGATGCAACAGGGTGGACAATGTCTTCTGGGGGAAAATGATTTTACTTCATTCCGCTCCGTCGAATGTCAATCTAATACACCAATGCGTAATATTCATCAATTGCAAGTTACAAGACATGGTGATTTGGTTGTTCTTGATATTACAGCGAATGCCTTTTTACATCATATGGTAAGAAATATAGCTGGTGTATTGATTGCTGTTGGCTCGGGAAAACACCCTGTTGGTTGGGTTAAAGATGTTTTAAATGCAAAGGATAGAAAATTAGGCGCTGAAACTGCACCGTCATATGGCCTATATTTAGTCCAGGTGACTTATCCCAAAGAATTTGGATTGTTGCAAAATAATCCTGGCCCTTTGTTTCTTTGGGAGAAATAA
- the trpB gene encoding tryptophan synthase subunit beta has protein sequence MIKKELPDEFGHFGPYGGMFVADTLVHALKQLEHAYTKYRNDQDFLSELHTELKDYVGRPNPLYHAVHLSKKIGGAQIYLKREDLNHTGAHKINNTIGQALLAKRMGKTRVIAETGAGQHGVATATVAAKFGFQCVVYMGSEDIKRQSSNVYRMKLLGAEVVPVTSGSKTLKDALNEALRDWVSHVDDTFYIIGTVAGPHPYPQMVRDFQAIIGVEARAQHMEKTGHLPDALVACVGGGSNAIGLFYPFLNDQSVMIYGVEAGGKGIETGEHSASLIAGKPGVLHGNRTYLLCDEYGQVKDTHSVSAGLDYPGVGPEHAYLKDTGRVIYKAINDSEAMDAFRLLTHTEGIIPALESSHAVAYAIQLAKTMSKEQSIIVNLSGRGDKDMHTVAAIDGITI, from the coding sequence ATGATTAAAAAAGAGCTTCCAGATGAGTTTGGCCATTTTGGCCCATATGGCGGTATGTTTGTAGCCGATACATTAGTTCATGCTTTAAAACAATTAGAGCATGCCTATACCAAATATCGTAACGATCAGGATTTTCTGTCTGAGTTACACACAGAATTAAAAGATTATGTGGGGCGGCCCAATCCTCTATACCATGCCGTACACTTAAGCAAAAAGATAGGCGGTGCACAAATTTATCTCAAGCGTGAAGATTTAAATCATACCGGTGCTCATAAAATCAATAATACCATTGGACAAGCCTTACTCGCCAAACGTATGGGGAAAACTCGAGTGATCGCGGAAACAGGCGCGGGTCAACATGGCGTTGCAACTGCTACAGTTGCCGCTAAATTTGGGTTTCAATGCGTTGTGTACATGGGGTCAGAAGACATTAAGCGTCAATCCAGTAATGTTTATAGAATGAAATTGTTAGGTGCTGAAGTGGTGCCTGTCACTTCAGGATCAAAGACGTTGAAAGATGCTTTAAATGAAGCATTGAGAGATTGGGTGAGTCATGTCGACGACACGTTTTATATTATTGGTACTGTTGCAGGTCCCCATCCTTATCCTCAAATGGTAAGAGATTTTCAAGCGATTATTGGTGTTGAAGCTCGAGCTCAACATATGGAAAAAACAGGCCATTTGCCAGATGCTTTGGTAGCTTGTGTCGGAGGTGGATCCAATGCAATAGGCTTGTTTTATCCCTTTTTGAATGATCAGTCTGTCATGATTTATGGGGTTGAAGCAGGAGGGAAAGGCATAGAAACCGGTGAGCATTCGGCATCTCTGATTGCTGGAAAACCTGGTGTGTTACACGGTAATAGAACCTATTTATTGTGTGATGAGTATGGACAGGTGAAAGACACTCACTCAGTATCAGCCGGTCTGGATTATCCTGGAGTTGGGCCTGAACATGCTTATTTAAAAGATACTGGACGGGTCATTTATAAAGCAATAAATGATTCCGAGGCCATGGATGCGTTTCGCCTGTTAACTCATACGGAAGGAATTATTCCAGCATTAGAATCTAGCCACGCGGTAGCCTATGCCATACAATTGGCTAAAACCATGTCAAAAGAACAAAGCATCATAGTCAATCTATCTGGTCGTGGTGATAAAGATATGCATACAGTAGCTGCTATTGACGGTATAACAAT
- a CDS encoding phosphoribosylanthranilate isomerase, which yields MNPSRIRIKMCGMTRSEDIQYAIDLGVDAIGLIFYPKSVRNVSLEKARIIVNNIPPFVDIVAVLVNPEQSFVQLIINEIPVQLLQFHGEESSEFCRQFNKPFIKAIHPKTAIQIQSAVDEFFDASAILLDTPSDKERGGTGLTFDWNIIPENLSKPYILAGGLNESNILEAITMCHPYAVDVCSGIEASPGVKDHLKMSRFIKAIWG from the coding sequence TTGAATCCATCTCGTATAAGAATCAAAATGTGCGGAATGACACGTTCAGAAGATATTCAATACGCCATTGATTTAGGGGTGGACGCCATTGGCTTAATATTTTATCCCAAAAGTGTGCGTAATGTCTCACTGGAAAAAGCCAGAATAATAGTCAATAATATACCTCCATTTGTTGATATTGTTGCAGTTTTGGTAAACCCAGAACAATCTTTTGTTCAACTGATTATTAATGAAATTCCTGTGCAGTTATTGCAATTTCATGGTGAGGAATCTTCAGAGTTTTGCAGACAATTTAATAAGCCGTTTATCAAAGCAATTCATCCTAAGACAGCAATCCAAATCCAAAGTGCTGTTGATGAGTTTTTTGATGCGAGCGCTATATTGTTGGATACACCATCAGACAAGGAACGAGGAGGAACGGGATTAACTTTTGACTGGAATATAATTCCTGAAAATTTATCCAAGCCTTACATATTGGCAGGTGGTTTGAATGAATCTAACATTTTAGAGGCAATTACCATGTGTCATCCTTATGCAGTGGATGTGTGCAGTGGTATAGAAGCTTCACCCGGAGTAAAAGATCATTTAAAAATGAGCCGATTTATAAAGGCAATATGGGGATAG